In the genome of Fulvivirga maritima, one region contains:
- the trhA gene encoding PAQR family membrane homeostasis protein TrhA, translated as MEKIILTYYRRKEEYLNVITHFVGFLLSVAALALLVTYSALEGTVWHIVSFSIYGSSMAVLYLASTLYHAAKKKKTRRKLNILDHAAIYLLIAGTYTPFCLIALRGPLGWTFLGITWGIALIGIVLKFFFTGRFNKVSTISYVLLGWIAVFATKPLIENMPTAGLIYLLLGGVCYTIGAIFYSIHKIPYNHAIFHFWVLGGSVMHFIAVFFYLL; from the coding sequence ATGGAAAAGATCATACTAACGTACTATAGAAGAAAAGAGGAATATTTAAATGTTATTACCCATTTTGTAGGCTTTCTGTTAAGTGTAGCCGCTTTAGCGCTGCTCGTCACCTACTCAGCCTTAGAAGGTACAGTATGGCATATTGTTAGTTTTTCTATTTACGGCAGTAGTATGGCTGTTTTATACCTGGCTTCTACCCTATACCACGCTGCTAAGAAGAAGAAGACCAGGAGGAAGTTAAACATCCTGGATCATGCCGCTATTTATTTACTCATAGCCGGCACCTATACCCCTTTCTGCCTTATAGCTTTAAGAGGGCCACTGGGCTGGACTTTTTTAGGAATCACCTGGGGCATTGCTTTGATAGGTATAGTTTTGAAATTTTTCTTTACAGGAAGGTTCAATAAAGTATCCACCATTAGCTATGTACTATTGGGCTGGATTGCCGTATTCGCCACCAAGCCATTAATAGAAAACATGCCTACCGCCGGACTTATATACTTATTACTAGGAGGCGTTTGCTATACTATCGGAGCCATATTTTATTCCATTCATAAAATACCTTATAACCACGCTATTTTCCACTTTTGGGTGTTGGGCGGCTCAGTAATGCACTTTATTGCTGTTTTCTTTTATCTGCTGTAG
- a CDS encoding YqjF family protein has product MSFLNAEWRKLALANYAVDPKILEKHLPHGTELDLWNNTCYVSLVGFMFLNTKLLGVPVPFHINFEEVNLRFYVKTKYKGEWRRGVVFIKELVPKPALTFVANTVYQEHYQTVPMSHQWQEHQEYREVTYAWKYRKENNVFSVKANLQPEQIPADSETEFITEHYWGYTQAKGKTTYEYEVTHPRWEAYPVQEYNIDVNFAALYGEEFKELSEMQPKSVMLAKGSQITVENKRRL; this is encoded by the coding sequence ATGAGTTTTTTAAATGCCGAATGGAGAAAGTTAGCTCTGGCTAATTATGCTGTAGATCCTAAAATTCTGGAAAAGCATTTGCCCCATGGCACTGAGCTGGATTTATGGAACAATACCTGCTATGTGAGCCTGGTAGGATTCATGTTTTTAAACACCAAGCTCTTGGGCGTGCCGGTGCCTTTTCATATTAATTTTGAAGAAGTGAACCTGAGGTTTTATGTAAAAACCAAGTACAAAGGAGAGTGGAGAAGAGGGGTGGTTTTTATTAAAGAGTTAGTGCCAAAACCTGCACTTACCTTTGTGGCTAACACTGTTTACCAAGAGCATTACCAAACTGTGCCCATGAGCCACCAGTGGCAAGAGCATCAAGAGTATAGAGAGGTAACTTACGCCTGGAAATATAGAAAGGAGAACAATGTTTTTTCTGTAAAAGCAAATTTACAACCCGAACAGATCCCTGCTGACTCAGAAACAGAATTTATCACAGAGCACTATTGGGGGTATACGCAGGCGAAAGGAAAAACCACTTATGAATATGAGGTGACTCACCCCAGATGGGAAGCGTACCCAGTGCAAGAATATAATATAGATGTGAATTTCGCAGCCTTGTATGGAGAAGAATTTAAAGAGCTTAGCGAGATGCAACCCAAGTCCGTTATGCTGGCCAAAGGCTCCCAAATTACTGTGGAGAATAAGAGGAGGTTGTAG
- a CDS encoding YcxB family protein, translating into MSVEKYQFTLEEDDYLTHQLYTASQSKSAANRRKVRWFLMTGIMFLFSFFFYQKGNMWLTIYFAIIGVIVLILYPLYLKWLYQRHYRRYIKDKFSDKFGKTITLELYDDQLISKDEDDTQSKFAYRTVDHITELPKHFLIKVKSGVALIIPKERVNDPEQLKNKLTFISDFANAAYLDQQKWKWK; encoded by the coding sequence ATGTCAGTTGAAAAATATCAGTTTACTCTAGAGGAAGATGATTACCTTACTCATCAGCTATACACGGCTTCGCAGTCTAAGTCGGCAGCTAACCGCAGAAAAGTGAGGTGGTTTTTAATGACAGGAATCATGTTTCTTTTTTCTTTTTTCTTCTACCAAAAAGGCAATATGTGGTTAACTATATATTTTGCCATCATAGGTGTTATCGTGCTTATTCTTTATCCGCTATATCTAAAGTGGCTTTATCAGCGGCATTATAGAAGATATATAAAGGATAAATTTTCTGATAAATTTGGCAAAACCATCACTTTGGAGCTCTATGATGATCAATTGATTTCAAAAGATGAAGACGATACTCAGTCTAAGTTTGCCTATAGAACGGTGGATCATATTACCGAACTGCCAAAGCATTTTTTGATTAAAGTAAAAAGCGGGGTGGCACTAATAATTCCCAAAGAACGGGTAAATGATCCTGAGCAACTTAAAAATAAGCTAACCTTTATTTCTGATTTTGCCAATGCAGCCTATTTAGATCAGCAAAAATGGAAGTGGAAATAA
- a CDS encoding VanW family protein: MQYQHNKITNLKLAISCLNSVIIKPGQTFSLWYLVGNPSKNRGYLKGLVLSNGAIGYDYGGGLCQLGNLLYWMILHSPLTVTERWRHSYDVFPDVNRKLPFGSGATLSYNYVDFQFRNDTKHAFQLKLWLTEDRLHGELLSEHKLSFTYKVYEDYHFFQQEMWGGYTRHNSLRRKVFDNNNQPLTDELITENHAIMMYNPMLADATADKRKQQ; the protein is encoded by the coding sequence ATGCAGTATCAGCATAATAAAATTACTAATCTTAAATTGGCCATAAGTTGTTTGAACTCGGTAATAATCAAGCCAGGACAGACATTTTCTCTTTGGTATTTGGTTGGTAATCCATCAAAAAACAGAGGGTATTTAAAGGGGTTAGTGCTGAGCAATGGTGCTATAGGCTATGATTATGGTGGTGGCTTGTGTCAGTTAGGTAATTTACTTTATTGGATGATTTTGCATTCGCCACTGACTGTTACAGAAAGGTGGCGTCATAGTTATGATGTATTTCCTGATGTCAACAGGAAGTTACCCTTTGGTAGCGGAGCCACCTTATCTTATAATTATGTCGACTTTCAATTTAGAAATGACACAAAACATGCATTTCAGTTAAAACTATGGCTTACAGAAGATAGGTTGCATGGAGAATTATTGTCAGAGCACAAGCTTTCTTTTACCTATAAAGTATATGAAGATTATCACTTTTTTCAGCAGGAAATGTGGGGTGGGTATACCAGACATAACTCCTTAAGAAGAAAGGTTTTTGATAACAATAACCAACCCCTAACTGATGAGCTAATAACCGAAAATCATGCGATTATGATGTATAATCCTATGTTGGCTGATGCTACAGCAGATAAAAGAAAACAGCAATAA
- the sbnA gene encoding 2,3-diaminopropionate biosynthesis protein SbnA, producing the protein MNNTNHTIYPNVLASIGNTPMVQLMNLCPEFNLNIYGKMEAFNPGGSIKDRTAKNILMDAIKKGQINKDTTIVESSSGNMAVGLAQTCLMYGLKLIVVVDPLINQHTLKILKAYGAKIEKVTTQENGSYLNARLNKVDHLLKTVENSFWPNQYANHANPEAHYSTMREITEALDNQVDYLFAATSTCGTIMGCAEYVKQHSLNTKIVAVDAMGSVIFDQAPGKRLIPGHGAGRPSQLIDKSCIDEVMHITDKECVEGCHQLLQREAILAGGSSGAVVSALQKLAPTLPTNANCALILCDRGERYLDTIYSPEWLNQHFPESSELTKPQTLSYQWA; encoded by the coding sequence ATGAATAATACTAACCACACCATATACCCTAACGTGCTTGCCTCGATTGGCAATACACCCATGGTACAGCTAATGAACCTTTGCCCTGAGTTTAACTTGAATATTTATGGCAAAATGGAAGCATTCAACCCCGGCGGAAGCATTAAAGACCGCACAGCCAAGAACATTCTGATGGATGCTATTAAAAAAGGGCAGATCAACAAAGACACTACTATTGTAGAGTCAAGCTCTGGCAATATGGCCGTAGGACTAGCCCAAACCTGCCTTATGTATGGCTTAAAGCTTATAGTAGTGGTAGACCCACTAATCAATCAGCATACCTTAAAAATATTAAAGGCCTATGGCGCTAAAATAGAAAAGGTTACCACTCAAGAAAATGGAAGCTACCTCAATGCCCGCTTAAACAAAGTGGACCATCTATTAAAAACAGTAGAAAATAGCTTTTGGCCTAACCAATATGCTAACCATGCCAATCCGGAAGCTCATTATAGTACTATGAGGGAAATAACAGAGGCATTAGACAATCAAGTAGATTATTTATTTGCTGCTACCAGCACCTGTGGCACCATTATGGGCTGTGCCGAATATGTGAAACAGCACTCTCTAAACACAAAAATAGTAGCGGTAGATGCCATGGGCAGTGTTATCTTCGATCAGGCGCCAGGTAAAAGACTCATTCCTGGTCATGGAGCAGGCCGACCTTCTCAATTAATTGACAAGAGCTGTATAGATGAGGTGATGCATATTACAGATAAAGAATGCGTAGAGGGCTGTCATCAATTATTACAGAGAGAAGCAATACTGGCTGGAGGCTCATCCGGAGCTGTGGTTTCTGCCTTACAAAAGCTGGCTCCTACCCTGCCAACCAATGCTAACTGCGCACTTATTCTATGTGACAGAGGAGAAAGATACTTGGATACGATTTATTCACCAGAGTGGCTAAATCAGCATTTTCCTGAATCTAGTGAACTAACAAAACCACAAACATTATCATATCAATGGGCCTAG
- a CDS encoding FAD/NAD(P)-binding protein, translated as MGLELIKDTQETTDKQLDGTVYIAIIGGGPKGMYGLERLIAELNSEPPTSPVEIHMYNRTRHFGSGDVYRTDQPSFLKMNVPNRAIDIWLRENPPCPVKDTSTFTEWANQNPNINEDLASDDYSSRTTVGQYLEDGLQKILARLPDQVIVKLIQGSVTDLKRIGEQYQLKTESTNHSEWQPHNYAHILLATGHPSKSLTNEEQEWSEFSQEHNNVGYIPFIYPVQQVMTNIKPNSTVGLKRNGINFCRCGSGTY; from the coding sequence ATGGGCCTAGAACTTATTAAAGACACCCAAGAAACCACTGATAAACAATTAGACGGCACCGTCTATATTGCCATTATTGGAGGTGGTCCTAAAGGCATGTATGGTCTGGAGCGTTTAATAGCGGAGCTTAATAGTGAGCCTCCTACTTCGCCAGTAGAAATACATATGTACAACCGCACTCGTCATTTCGGTTCTGGCGATGTTTACCGCACTGACCAGCCTTCATTTTTAAAAATGAATGTACCTAACCGAGCCATAGACATTTGGCTGAGAGAAAACCCTCCCTGCCCTGTTAAGGACACTTCTACTTTTACAGAATGGGCAAACCAAAACCCGAATATCAATGAAGACCTCGCTTCTGACGACTACTCTTCAAGAACTACGGTAGGTCAATACCTGGAAGATGGATTACAAAAAATACTAGCTCGCCTACCTGATCAAGTAATTGTAAAACTTATACAAGGCAGTGTTACAGATCTTAAAAGAATTGGGGAGCAGTATCAGCTTAAAACAGAAAGCACTAACCACAGTGAATGGCAACCTCATAATTACGCACACATACTTCTGGCTACCGGGCATCCGTCCAAATCACTTACTAATGAGGAGCAAGAATGGTCAGAATTTAGCCAGGAGCATAATAACGTAGGTTACATCCCTTTTATTTATCCTGTACAGCAGGTCATGACCAATATTAAGCCTAATTCTACCGTAGGCTTAAAAAGGAATGGGATTAACTTTTGTAGATGCGGTTCTGGCACTTACTGA
- a CDS encoding sodium:solute symporter family transporter, with amino-acid sequence MNFDTIDIVIFTAYCALILGIGLYVSRDKKGHQKNAEDYFLASKSLPWWAIGASLIAANISAEQFIGMTGSGFAVGLAIASYEWMAALTLLIVGKFFLPIFIEKGLYTIPEFIEKRYSTNLKTILAIFWLALYVFVNLSSVLY; translated from the coding sequence ATGAATTTTGATACTATAGACATCGTGATTTTTACGGCCTATTGCGCGTTAATTCTCGGAATAGGTTTGTATGTGTCTCGCGACAAAAAGGGACACCAAAAAAATGCGGAGGATTATTTCCTCGCGAGTAAGTCATTGCCTTGGTGGGCCATTGGAGCTTCACTTATTGCTGCTAACATTTCTGCTGAGCAGTTTATAGGTATGACGGGTTCCGGTTTTGCCGTGGGTTTGGCCATAGCCTCTTATGAGTGGATGGCTGCCCTTACTCTACTCATTGTAGGTAAGTTTTTCTTGCCTATTTTCATAGAGAAGGGACTGTATACTATTCCTGAATTTATAGAGAAAAGGTATAGTACTAACTTAAAAACCATTTTGGCTATCTTCTGGTTGGCCTTATATGTGTTTGTAAACCTTTCTTCTGTTCTTTACTAG
- a CDS encoding septal ring lytic transglycosylase RlpA family protein has product MKKLLPLIFIVIACSNPDKSTSGPKPYVQEGTASYYAASLEGSPTASGESYHNDSLTAAHNHLPLGTIIQVKNLDNDSTVTVKVNDRGPYANDRVLDLSRAAAKRLGMMESGTAQIRLKVQQPAEGYAVNDSTERE; this is encoded by the coding sequence ATGAAAAAGCTCCTACCTCTCATTTTTATCGTAATAGCTTGTAGTAATCCTGATAAATCAACCTCTGGTCCTAAGCCTTACGTTCAGGAAGGTACTGCTTCATATTATGCGGCTAGCCTGGAAGGTAGCCCCACAGCCAGTGGTGAATCATATCATAATGATAGCCTAACTGCCGCGCATAATCATTTGCCTTTAGGTACTATTATACAAGTTAAAAACCTGGATAATGATAGCACGGTAACTGTAAAAGTGAATGATCGTGGTCCTTATGCTAATGACAGAGTGTTAGATTTATCCAGAGCGGCAGCCAAAAGGCTAGGCATGATGGAGTCTGGCACGGCTCAGATAAGGCTTAAGGTGCAGCAGCCTGCTGAAGGATACGCTGTAAATGACTCTACAGAACGAGAGTAG
- a CDS encoding response regulator transcription factor, whose product MTKILLVEDDTEVCSFINKGLSEEGYEITIAMDGTLGLQLAEQHDYDLLILDIMLPGINGLEICRAIRKIKQVPILFLTALGSTENIVLGLDSGADDYLAKPFKFIELLARIRTLLRRKSYIQNAAADDVYTFTNVVLDDTTKTVTRAGVEITLTSTEYRLMLMFMKNPRRVLSRVDILEEVWGVHFDMGTNVVDVYVNYLRKKLENDGQSRLIHTVIGMGYVLKDE is encoded by the coding sequence ATGACAAAAATTTTGCTTGTAGAAGATGATACTGAGGTCTGTTCCTTTATCAATAAAGGACTCAGTGAAGAAGGGTACGAAATAACCATAGCCATGGATGGTACGCTGGGTCTGCAGCTGGCAGAACAGCATGATTATGATTTATTGATCCTGGATATTATGCTTCCTGGCATTAATGGACTTGAAATTTGTAGAGCCATTCGTAAGATAAAGCAAGTCCCTATTTTGTTTCTTACTGCTTTAGGAAGTACAGAGAATATAGTTTTGGGATTGGATTCCGGCGCAGATGATTACCTGGCTAAGCCGTTTAAATTTATAGAATTACTGGCTCGCATACGCACACTTCTCAGGCGTAAGAGTTACATTCAAAATGCCGCAGCAGATGATGTTTACACATTTACCAACGTGGTGCTTGATGATACTACTAAAACCGTAACCAGAGCAGGGGTAGAGATTACCCTCACATCCACTGAATATAGACTGATGCTTATGTTTATGAAAAACCCCAGAAGAGTGCTTTCCAGAGTTGATATTTTGGAAGAAGTATGGGGAGTACATTTTGATATGGGTACTAATGTGGTAGACGTATATGTTAACTACCTGCGGAAAAAGCTTGAGAACGATGGACAAAGCCGATTAATACATACCGTGATAGGTATGGGCTATGTACTAAAAGACGAGTAA
- a CDS encoding sensor histidine kinase → MFSRKIIQPIHEIISKVKEISLQSLHLRLEPRATQDGDTISDLTNTFNDMLNRLETSFETQKNFVSNASHELNTPLTNIIGRTEVTLSKERPKEEYVKALETVLTEAGKLERKTKALLLLARTGYNGKVQKENVVRVDQLLMDVKKTAEEMNASNKIVFDFSLLPEDPSLLNTKANEELLHLALSNIVLNGCKYSHDHTVYIAIGVADRKISIVIRDNGIGIPEEELQFIFEPYFRASNSNDHKGFGIGLPLTQNIIKMHQGELIIESAINEGTTAHIRLNVAQ, encoded by the coding sequence TTGTTTTCAAGGAAAATTATTCAGCCTATTCACGAAATAATCAGTAAAGTAAAAGAGATCAGTCTGCAGAGTCTTCATTTACGGTTAGAGCCCAGAGCAACGCAAGATGGAGATACTATTAGTGATCTTACTAATACTTTTAATGATATGCTCAACCGCCTGGAGACCTCTTTTGAAACGCAAAAGAATTTTGTAAGCAATGCCTCGCATGAGCTTAATACGCCATTAACTAACATTATTGGCAGAACAGAAGTAACGCTAAGTAAAGAGCGGCCTAAAGAAGAATATGTAAAAGCTTTAGAAACGGTACTTACCGAGGCGGGTAAGCTGGAAAGAAAGACTAAGGCCTTATTGTTGCTCGCCAGAACCGGATATAATGGTAAGGTGCAAAAGGAGAATGTGGTGCGGGTAGATCAGCTGCTGATGGACGTGAAGAAAACAGCTGAAGAGATGAATGCCAGTAACAAAATAGTATTCGATTTTAGTTTGCTGCCAGAAGACCCTTCCTTGCTTAATACCAAGGCTAATGAAGAGTTGCTTCACCTGGCACTGTCTAATATTGTGCTTAATGGTTGTAAATACTCTCATGATCATACCGTTTATATAGCCATAGGAGTGGCCGATAGGAAAATTTCTATCGTGATTAGAGACAATGGCATTGGCATACCGGAGGAGGAGCTTCAGTTTATTTTTGAGCCATATTTCAGAGCTTCTAACTCTAATGATCATAAAGGTTTTGGCATAGGCTTGCCACTTACGCAGAATATTATCAAAATGCACCAAGGAGAGTTGATCATAGAATCTGCGATAAATGAAGGGACTACGGCCCATATCAGGCTCAATGTTGCTCAATAA
- a CDS encoding DinB family protein gives MASLNIGDELKEHAIHRLSGFLDRDIKCLDELSHEEIWRKPNSSSNSMGHLVLHLCGNLRQYIITTLGQKEDARQRDSEFETTDELDKEALKSLLYETVNEAIDVIAHCSDKDLTDLKHVQAYNYSGVGIIVHAVEHFSHHTGQIIFWTKMLKDKDLAFYIGVDLNKKHNV, from the coding sequence ATGGCATCATTAAATATTGGCGATGAGCTCAAAGAGCATGCAATCCACCGATTGAGTGGATTTTTGGACAGGGACATCAAATGTTTAGATGAACTTAGTCATGAAGAAATATGGCGTAAACCTAATAGTTCATCTAACAGCATGGGGCATTTGGTACTTCACTTGTGTGGCAATTTGAGGCAATATATCATTACCACGCTGGGGCAAAAGGAAGATGCAAGGCAACGAGATTCAGAATTTGAAACAACCGATGAATTAGATAAAGAAGCCCTAAAGTCTTTGCTATATGAAACGGTAAATGAAGCCATAGACGTGATTGCTCATTGCTCAGATAAAGATTTGACGGACTTGAAGCACGTTCAGGCATATAATTATAGTGGTGTAGGGATAATAGTTCATGCTGTAGAGCACTTCTCACACCATACCGGGCAGATTATATTTTGGACTAAGATGCTAAAAGACAAAGACCTAGCCTTTTATATAGGCGTAGATCTTAATAAAAAACATAACGTCTAA
- a CDS encoding alanine racemase, protein METETSLYPPLTPKMHTWMNDFISDPDRVKNVIKQFGSPVNLHSTTPFIENYESYKRILDKYELNHLICFARKANKSKTFVKAASDHGFGVDTASYRELVQCLEEGMDKDKLILTAAIKNKELLELAIQNQVLIVIDNLDELKLTKTLAEEMGVKAQIGLRVGGFHYNGRKLYTRFGVDIEEAKDFILDHIKSANEVHFRGFHFHLNGYSIDERAKAIAETISLVDEISKYEISTEFIDMGGGFLINYLEDQEEWNEFEEELKMAVQGVREPITFQNNGLGYSMNDGELTGKLATYPYYNEVHKEDFLEAVLTYPTGKGEIATLIKDRNITLRMEPGRSLLDQSGMTLAEVVFRKYDSQGNLLIGLHMNKTQLFSSSADFLLDPVVLNYENHADDEPTSGYFVGAYCLEQDVILKQKSTFQKYLTLVT, encoded by the coding sequence ATGGAAACCGAAACATCACTCTATCCACCACTAACCCCAAAAATGCACACATGGATGAATGATTTCATCAGCGATCCTGATCGTGTTAAAAATGTTATTAAACAATTTGGGTCACCGGTAAATTTACATTCTACCACTCCTTTTATTGAAAATTATGAAAGCTATAAAAGGATTCTTGATAAATATGAACTTAACCACCTGATATGCTTTGCCCGAAAGGCCAATAAAAGTAAGACTTTTGTAAAAGCTGCCTCTGACCATGGCTTCGGGGTGGATACTGCCAGCTACCGAGAACTGGTCCAGTGCCTTGAAGAAGGCATGGATAAGGACAAGCTAATTCTTACTGCGGCCATTAAAAATAAAGAATTACTAGAGCTGGCAATCCAAAATCAGGTGCTCATAGTAATTGATAACCTGGATGAACTAAAGCTCACCAAAACACTAGCCGAAGAAATGGGCGTCAAGGCGCAAATTGGCCTTCGTGTAGGCGGATTTCACTATAATGGACGCAAGTTATATACGCGCTTTGGAGTGGATATAGAAGAAGCCAAAGACTTCATTCTGGATCATATTAAATCAGCAAATGAAGTGCATTTCAGAGGATTTCATTTTCACCTGAATGGTTATAGTATAGATGAACGAGCCAAAGCCATAGCAGAGACTATTTCATTGGTAGATGAGATCAGCAAGTATGAAATTTCAACCGAATTTATTGATATGGGGGGCGGTTTTCTCATTAATTACCTGGAAGACCAAGAAGAATGGAATGAGTTTGAAGAGGAATTAAAAATGGCAGTTCAGGGAGTGAGAGAGCCTATAACCTTTCAAAATAATGGTTTAGGTTATTCTATGAATGATGGTGAACTGACTGGCAAATTGGCCACTTACCCATATTACAATGAAGTTCATAAAGAAGATTTTCTAGAAGCCGTACTCACCTACCCTACAGGCAAAGGCGAAATAGCCACGCTCATCAAAGACAGAAACATTACTTTAAGAATGGAACCTGGCCGTTCGTTACTAGATCAGTCAGGAATGACCCTAGCCGAAGTAGTCTTTAGAAAATATGATAGCCAGGGTAATTTACTTATAGGTCTACATATGAATAAAACACAGCTTTTTAGCTCCAGCGCAGATTTTCTGCTTGACCCTGTTGTACTAAACTATGAAAACCATGCTGATGATGAACCTACAAGCGGTTATTTTGTAGGTGCTTACTGCCTGGAACAAGACGTGATACTGAAACAAAAATCAACCTTTCAAAAGTACCTGACATTGGTGACATAG
- a CDS encoding sodium:solute symporter family transporter, producing the protein MMVSIIGLAVFAAAYSLWGGLSAVAWTDVLQVVLLVIGGLITAYIAIDQLVPDGGIIAGLKYMYNEVPAKFSMILEKGEVITPNGKDAWWDLPGIAVLVGGLWVANLYYWGFNQYIIQRTLAAKSLKESQKGIAFAGFLKLIIPLIVVIPGIVAYVLNADAAGNLTPESVSPGFLAADGGIANDNAYPWLIKNLVPSGIKGLVLAALAAAIVSSLASMLNSTATIFTMDIYKPYINKNANDKQTVNIGRLTAFVSLVIAALIAPALGNLGQAFQFIQEYTGVVSPGILAVFLLGLFWRKTTNNAAIIGVLASIPIALYFKVGPSGWIDSPLFVVIPFMNQMGITLLLTMVIMAIVSYSEGKGMVDPKGIVIEKGLFKTSPAFNISAFIILIILTFLYAMFW; encoded by the coding sequence ATGATGGTGAGCATTATTGGTCTGGCTGTATTTGCTGCTGCTTACTCTCTTTGGGGAGGGCTTTCTGCTGTAGCCTGGACAGACGTTTTGCAAGTAGTGCTACTGGTAATAGGTGGTCTTATTACTGCTTATATTGCCATAGATCAGCTTGTGCCTGATGGCGGTATTATTGCCGGTTTAAAATACATGTATAATGAAGTGCCAGCTAAGTTTTCTATGATTTTAGAAAAAGGAGAGGTCATAACTCCTAACGGAAAAGATGCCTGGTGGGATTTACCCGGTATAGCCGTACTAGTAGGTGGTCTTTGGGTTGCTAACTTATATTACTGGGGTTTTAACCAGTATATCATTCAGAGAACATTAGCTGCAAAAAGCTTGAAAGAATCTCAAAAAGGTATTGCTTTTGCAGGATTCCTTAAGCTGATCATTCCTTTGATCGTAGTTATTCCTGGTATTGTAGCTTATGTGCTTAACGCTGATGCCGCTGGTAACCTTACTCCTGAGTCGGTATCTCCAGGATTCTTGGCTGCTGATGGTGGTATTGCTAATGATAACGCTTACCCTTGGTTGATTAAAAACCTTGTGCCTTCTGGTATTAAAGGATTAGTATTGGCTGCACTCGCTGCTGCTATTGTATCTTCTTTAGCTTCTATGCTTAACTCTACTGCTACCATATTTACTATGGATATCTACAAGCCATATATTAACAAAAACGCGAATGATAAGCAGACTGTAAACATTGGTAGACTTACTGCTTTTGTTTCTTTGGTTATTGCAGCTTTAATAGCTCCTGCTTTAGGTAACTTAGGTCAGGCTTTCCAGTTTATACAAGAATATACAGGTGTAGTTAGCCCTGGTATTTTGGCAGTATTCCTTTTAGGGTTATTCTGGAGAAAGACTACTAATAACGCTGCTATAATCGGTGTATTAGCTTCTATTCCTATCGCATTATACTTCAAAGTAGGACCAAGCGGCTGGATAGATTCACCGCTGTTTGTAGTAATACCGTTTATGAACCAAATGGGAATCACTCTTTTACTTACAATGGTTATAATGGCTATTGTTAGTTATTCTGAAGGTAAGGGAATGGTAGATCCTAAAGGTATCGTAATAGAAAAAGGCTTGTTTAAAACATCGCCTGCTTTTAATATATCAGCTTTCATTATATTGATTATTCTTACATTCTTATATGCCATGTTCTGGTAA